The following coding sequences are from one Anguilla rostrata isolate EN2019 chromosome 16, ASM1855537v3, whole genome shotgun sequence window:
- the LOC135242595 gene encoding beta-2 adrenergic receptor-like, with protein sequence MSDLPGNLSVPWGSESLMGVTSGLNLTAAAFAGPWERRSQTPLCAFCCGGLLNRTLAVVFMVSLSFAIVAGNVVTLTVFVQTRLFRTPQGYLKVSLALADMMVGMLVVPFSIYTEVSLMVTSTPPSWYQGGSLTSTGGLWGPWQPCWLIGPVFAGCTFVSISTIFLMTVERSVAVLRPLHKDSVVTRHRVLLLILLSWAGSFLLALAPLILSDSFTLEYNECSRMCNYVPLLDGDGSVLLLFPAFDFTLLGGTLAVNILSFTSIRRYTRKRKLLSEGSLGVDGGSGGCPHRPSFSDIKAAKTIGILTFAFTASFSPIAVFVLGNVVGYTWCTFSFFAFWILTANSCCNVIIYSVRDQRFRKGVVLLFHRD encoded by the exons ATGTCTGACCTCCCGGGGAACCTGAGCGTGCCGTGGGGGTCCGAGTCACTGATGGGCGTCACGAGTGGCCTCAACCTGACGGCGGCGGCCTTCGCCGGCCCGTGGGAGAGGCGGTCCCAGACTCCGCTGTGCGCCTTCTGCTGCGGCGGCCTGCTGAACCGCACGCTGGCCGTCGTGTTCATGGTCAGCCTCTCCTTCGCCATCGTCGCCGGCAACGTGGTCACGCTCACCGTCTTCGTACAGACACGCCTGTTCCGCACACCTCAGGGATACCTCAAAG TATCACTGGCCTTGGCAGACATGATGGTGGGCATGCTAGTCGTGCCCTTCTCCATCTACACTGAGGTCTCGCTGATGGTGACCAGCACACCGCCTTCCTGGTACCAGGGCGGGTCCCTTACTTCGACGGGGGGCCTGTGGGGCCCCTGGCAGCCCTGCTGGCTGATCGGCCCCGTGTTCGCCGGCTGCACCTTCGTCTCCATCAGCACCATCTTCCTGATGACGGTGGAGCGCAGCGTGGCCGTCCTGCGGCCGCTGCACAAGGACTCGGTGGTGACGCGGCACCgggtcctcctcctcatcctcctctcctgGGCCGGCAGCTTCCTCCTGGCCCTGGCGCCCCTCATCCTCAGCGACAGCTTCACCCTGGAGTACAACGAGTGCAGCCGCATGTGCAACTACGTCCCCCTGCTGGACGGGGACGGGAGCGTCCTCCTGCTCTTCCCCGCCTTCGACTTCACGCTGCTGGGCGGGACCCTGGCGGTCAACATCCTGTCGTTCACCTCCATCCGCCGCTACACCCGCAAGCGCAAGCTGCTGTCGGAGGGAAGCCTGGGCGTGGACGGCGGCAGCGGCGGGTGCCCGCACAGGCCCTCCTTCTCGGACATCAAGGCGGCCAAGACCATCGGCATCCTGACGTTCGCCTTCACGGCCTCCTTCTCGCCCATCGCCGTGTTCGTGCTGGGCAACGTGGTGGGCTACACCTGGTGCACTTTCTCCTTCTTCGCTTTCTGGATCCTGACGGCCAACAGCTGCTGCAACGTCATCATCTACAGCGTGAGGGACCAGCGCTTCAGGAAGGGGGTGGTGCTTCTCTTCCACAGggactga